From a single Oncorhynchus tshawytscha isolate Ot180627B linkage group LG33, Otsh_v2.0, whole genome shotgun sequence genomic region:
- the LOC112214240 gene encoding mitogen-activated protein kinase 11 isoform X1 encodes MTHLYSHGSAYDVRLRQKVAVKKLSRPFQSLIHSRRSYRELRLLKHMKHENVIGLLDVFSPAASLEDFHEVYLVTNLMGADLNNIVKFQRLSDEHVQFLIYQLLRGLKYIHSAGLIHRDLKPSNVAVNEDCELRILDFGLARQTDDEMTGYVATRWYRAPEIMLNWMHYNQTVDIWSVGCIMGELLKGKVLFPGNDYIDQLKRIMEVVGTPTPDLLQKISSEHAQKYIQSLPFMPQQDLEKIFRGANPMAVDLLKRMLVLDCDGRVSASEALSHPYFSQYHDPDDEPDALPYDQTLESKDRTLEEWKELVFEEMNGIKAPVSETSSLQVEQ; translated from the exons CTCAGCATATGACGTGCGGCTACGACAGAAGGTGGCGGTGAAGAAGCTGTCTCGGCCTTTCCAGTCCCTTATCCACAGTAGGCGCTCGTACCGCGAGCTCCGGCTACTCAAGCACATGAAACATGAGAAT GTAATAGGACTACTGGATGTATTCTCCCCTGCTGCATCGCTAGAGGACTTCCATGAAGT cTACCTGGTAACCAACTTGATGGGGGCAGACCTGAACAACATAGTCAAATTCCAGCGTCTCTCTGATGAGCATGTGCAGTTTCTTATTTACCAGCTGCTCAGGGGCCTCAAG TACATCCATTCAGCAGGACTGATCCACAGA GACCTGAAACCAAGTAACGTGGCAGTGAACGAGGATTGCGAGCTGAGG ATCCTTGACTTTGGATTGGCCAGACAGACGGATGATGAGATGACGGGGTACGTGGCGACTCGCTGGTATCGAGCGCCAGAGATCATGCTTAACTGGATGCACTACAATCAGACAG TGGATATCTGGTCAGTGGGATGCATCATGGGAGAGCTGCTGAAGGGGAAGGTCCTGTTTCCAGGCAACGACT ATATCGACCAGCTAAAGAGGATTATGGAGGTGGTGGGCACCCCGACCCCTGACCTTCTACAGAAGATCTCCTCTGAACAT GCTCAGAAATATATCCAGTCTCTACCCTTCATGCCCCAGCAGGACTTAGAGAAGATATTCAGAGGAGCCAACCCAATGG ctgtGGATCTACTGAAGCGCATGCTGGTTCTGGACTGTGACGGGCGTGTCTCGGCCAGTGAGGCTCTCTCCCACCCTTATTTCTCCCAGTACCACGACCCGGATGACGAACCAGATGCCCTGCCCTACGACCAGACGCTGGAGAGCAAGGACCGCACGCTAGAGGAGTGgaaag AGCTGGTGTTCGAGGAGATGAATGGAATCAAAGCGCCTGTCAGCGAAACGAGCAGTCTACAGGTGGAACAGTGA